The DNA segment ACGGTACATCGCCTTCCTGGAGCAATGCTACGGCAAGGACTCGGACTTTGGAACGCAGGAAAAAGAAAAGAGAGGAGTATCCGGATGATACGTGAAATTACAGAAAGGCGGAGTATCCGCCGGTTTAAAGAGACGCAGGTTCCAAGAACCATGCTGGAAGAAATTATAAAGGCCGGCATGCTGGCGCCGTCCTCAAAAAACAGGCAGCCGTGGAAATTCATTGTCACAGCAGGAAGTGAAAAAGCAAAGGCCCTTCAGGCCATGGAGACCGGGCTTCTCAGGGAAAAAGAAGTGCCTCTTCTCCCAGGGAGCGCCATGCATCTGCGCGGAGCGGAACAGACCTTAAAAATCATGAGACAGGCGCCTGTCGTGATTTTCATTGTAAATCCGCTGGCTCTGCCCCTTGACCGCCCCCTGAATGCAGAAGACCATATTTCTGAAATCTGCAATGCCCAGTCCGCAGGCGCTGCCATCGAAAACATGTCCCTGGCCGCCGTGAATCTTGGACTCGGGAGCCTCTGGATCTGCGATACCTATTTTGCCCATGAAGAGCTTCTCGCCTGGCTCGGGGAAACCGGCGGGCTGTTTGCCGCCTTTGCCGTGGGATATGCCGACGAGGCGCCGGCCGCCAGGCCGCGGAAAGCTCTCGAAGAAACCGTTGTCTGGCGCATATAGGACGTCAAAATTCCATATGCCAGCTCCCCCCGCCGGCCAGGTGTGCCTGCGGGGGGATTTCTTTTTAATGCTTATTTATTTCTGAGGCTGAGGAATCGGAACTTCTTTCGGGATCGGGCAGTTGTAGGTCTTGCCTTTCATGTTCGCATCGAATTCCTCTTTGGCCTTTTTCACCAGCTCCGGCTCCTCTGCCAGTCTGACAGCCGTCGCCGCCAGAACCTTGGCGCCGTATAACATTCCTTTTTCACCGATGCCCATGCCGGCGCAGGAAGTGATCTGCCAGCTGTGGCCCGGGGCAGCCAGGTTGCAGGTGGCCGTATTCACCATGATTCCGGGTACGATATGTTCCACATCGCCCACGTCGGTGGAGCCGTATCCGTTGCGGTGCGTCACCGGCGACACCGCCGAATGGATGGCCGGGCCTTCTAACTCCCCGGCGTCCTTCATCTTCTGGTATCTCGGGCTTGCCAGATTCAGCTTTTCGGCAAATTCCAGCTCTTCCTTCGTCCACTTGGGGCTTTCGATATTTTCCATGCAGTCATGGGCCACCTGCGCCAGGACTTCGTTGTCCAGCGTGTTGTAGCAGCCGCCTAAAAATTCGATTTCAAGCTGGGTCTCGGTCATATGGGCTGCGCCCTCCGCCACAAGCACAAGGCGGCGGTATGCGTCGTCGATGGCCTCGCGGCTCTGGGCGCGCACATAATACCATACGCTGGCGTTGTCCGGCACGATGTTGGGAGCCACGCCGCCCTCTTTGATGACGTAATGGATCCGCACGTCGCTTGTCACATGTTCCCGCAGGTAGTTGGCGCCTACGTTCATTAGCTCCACAGCGTCCAGGGCGGAACGTCCGTTGTGGGGATCTCCGCCTGCATGAGCCGTGATGCCTTTAAAGTGGAAAATGGCGCTGTTTAAGCCGTTGGAGCAGCCCACATTTACTTCGTTCCTCGTGCCGCCGTGCCAGGCCAGTGCCACATCCAGATCCTTAAAAGCCCCGTTTCTCGCCATGAAGGTCTTTCCTGTCAGGGCTTCCTCCGCCGGGCAGCCGTAAAAGACAACCGTTCCCTCCATCCCGCGCTCTTCCAACTCGGCCTTCATTCCCAGTGCGCCGCCAAGGCAGGCAACGCCTAAGAGGTTGTGGCCGCAGCCCTGTCCGGGCGCGCCGTATTCGACGGGATCTTTTTCCGTGCTCACTTTCTGGCTCAGGCCGGGCAGGGCGTCATATTCGCCTAAGAAGCCGATAACCGGATGGCCCTTTCCCCAGACGGCGCGGATGGCCGTTGGCAGACCGGCATAGCCTACTTCCACTTCAAAGCCAAGGCTTTTTAGCACCTCGGCCGTCCACTGGCAGGCCTTTACCTCATTGTAGGCGATCTCCGGGTACTCCCAGATCTTTTTTGCCAGATCGGTGAGCAGCTTCTCGTTTTTTTCAATGGCTTTTACAGCGATTGTCTCCAGCATGGATATTCCTTCTTTCTTTTGGATTTTAATAAAGATTGCTCTAATTGATGCTGCTTTTATTATAATCCATCCAAAATTTCTTTGCAACAGCAATATTTTCTGTATATTTTACATAATATTTTTTTCTCTTTTCAGAGCGCAGAAGACGCAGGCCGGGACAAACGTCATGCCCTTCCTGCGTCTTTTGTACCTTATTCGTAATGGCAGTTTCCAAGATAATGGATCGCTGTATTCTGGTTGAATTCAAAGCCCTTTAAATCAGCACGCCGTCCAACCATGTCGCTCTTATAATAAAGCGGCACCCATGGGCAGAGTTCCTTTAAGTAGGCCTGGATGTCCTTATATTCCTGAAGACGTTTTTCGTTGTCTGTCTGAACGCTGGCCGCATCGATCATGGCGTCCAGAGTTTCGTCCTGAAGGAACGCGCGGTTTCCGCCGATTCCGCAGTTTTTCGAGTGGAACAGCGGCGTTGTGCTGTATTCCGGATCACACGTCGTATTCGTCCAGCCAAGAATCAGCATGTCATGTTCCCCGGCGTTGATGGAATCCTGGAACGCGCCCCATTCATAGACATTGATGTCCACGTCGATGCCGGCTTCTTTCAGCTGCGCCTGCACCACCTGGGCGGAACGGTTCCGCACATCGCCGGAAACGTAGATCTTTAAGGAAAGCCCGTCTCCGTAACCGGCCTCAGCCAACAGTTCTTTTGCCTTTTCCACATCCTGCGGATACGGTTCAAGCTCCTCGTTCCAGCCCGGAATCGTCTTGGCAATAAAGGAGTTGGCAACTTCCCCGCGACCTTCCACGATGGTGTCCACAAATTCCTGGCGGTTGAGGGCGTAGGCAATGGCCTGGCGCACCCGCACATCGCTTAAGGCTTCCTTCTGTGTGTTGAGTGCAAGGTACTCCACCGACGAAGACGGGTGGCTCTCAAGCATCAGATCCGGGTTCGACTCGATGTTCACGGCATCCGTCGGATCCACGTTAATCGTCAGGTCGATTTCTCCCGTCTCAAGGGCGATGCATCTGGCGCTTCCTTCCGGGATAATCCGCATTGTGATGGACGCCGCCTCTGCCGGCCCATCAAAATAGTCGTCAAACCGCTCCAACGTCCAGTGGTCGTTGGGAACCCATTCTTTGAACTTAAACGGGCCTGTGCCCACCGGGTTCTCGCCGTAGCTCTCTCCGGCCTCGGTAACAGCCTTTTCCGAGAGGATCTTCATGCTTGTGTCGTTTAGGATATATAGAAGCGACGGGTACGGCTTATTCAGATGGACTGTCAGGTCGTAATCGCCTTCCACGGTAACGTGGTCGATGGCCGAAGCATTGGACATGGCCTTTGGCATGGTCTTGCACCGCTCCAGCGTAAATTTCACGTCGCTGGCTTTTAATTCTTCGCCGTTGTGGAATTTGACGCCTTCCCGCAGCTTAAATTTATAAGTCACGTCATCCACCATCTCAAAGCTTTCGGCCAGGTCGCCGACAACCTCTTTGTTTTCGTCAATTTTCGTCAGGCCGTTGTAAATATGCTTGTTTAAAATAGCCGACGGGGAATCCACGCCGGCCGCAGGATCCATGGACTGAATATCGCTGCTGTTGGCGGCGATGATATCGCGCCTTCCGTCTCCTGCCTGGGCGGCCTCTTTTGCCGTCTCCCCGGCCGTCTGTTCCGCCGTCCCGGAGCCTGCCGTTTCGGCTGCCGCTTCCGTACCATTATCCTGCTGTACCCCCGAACCGCAGGCCGACAGAAGCATGGATGCCGCCAGGAAAAGTGCGGCGGCTGTTCTTCTCTTTCTCATAGTAAATCCCTCCCAATACGGAAATTTTTAAAGCCTTTTGACTGGCTGAATGAAATTCATGCCCCCTTTCTGCCTTTCTTTTTTACAAAATTATACTCCCGTTTTTGCTAATTGTCAAATTAAATTATCTTTTATGATAGTATAATATAAATAAAAAATTTTTTATTATCTTTTAAAATAATGTAATTGCGCGGCGGTGCCTGTATAGTATAGAAAAAAGGAGGGACACATGATTGGAGACAGAATAAAAGAGCTGAGAGCCAGAAACGGGCTCACCCAGGCCGACCTCTCCAGGCGGCTCCAGATTTCCCGTTCCGCCGTCAATGCATGGGAAATGGGCATCAGTGTCCCGTCAACCCAGTATGTCGTCGAGCTGGCCTCGCTGTTCCGCGTGACGACGGATTTCCTTCTGGATCGGACATCGGAGGAGACGCTTGATATCTCAGAACTGAATGAGGGGGAAAAGGAACTTCTGACAAGAATGCTCCAGTATTTTTCGGCTCACCGCTATACCGTCGGCCTGCTGGAAAGACACGGAATCAAACCGGAGGAGGAAGAGCTGGAAGGGCTGCATGCCCCGCTTCTTTCTTATTATAAAGGGCTTAAGGATCTGGAGAAAAAGGGAGAATAAAAAGGGCTTCTGCATGGATTGTGATGGATCTGTGCAGAAGCTTTTTTTGTTTTTGAGGTTTCAGCGGAGATTGTGGGATGCTGTTTGGTTTGTTTTGGGGTGATTTTCATATGAAAATATTGAAATTTTCTGAAATACCCCCCCCCCGGTACTTATTGACTAACTTTTTCGTCGGTATTATAATGAACTTGTGCAAATTGCCCGATTTGTGCAATACATATCAATATAAAAGGAGGTTGAGTATGAAACGAAGTTTAACCGCGGCAGCGGCGGTGTTTTTGTCCCTTAATATGGCATTTAGCGCTGTTGCCGCAACGAAGCTGGGAACGCCGCAGGAAGTGCGGTGGAAAGAGGGCGAAGAGGCGATGATGCAGTGGAAGCGCGTGGAGGAAGCCGGTGGGAGATATTCGGTAGAAGTTTATCTTGAGGATCAGTTATATTACTCCGATACCTACCAGTATTCTGCTACTTTTAAGCCGGAATACCATGAAAACAATAGTTTTCTCATACGTCTGACAGATGATGGAAGCTACAAATTCCGTGTCATGGCCCGTGGAGACAATGTTGAAACTCTGGACAGCGAATGGTCTGACTTTTCCGAGACCTGGGACTACATACGCCCCGAATCTCCTCTCGGCGTCGCCACAAATTTGAGGTGGGAAGAAACAACTGCCTGCTGGAATGCCCCGGCCGAGAATGCCGAATATGTGAAAGGCTATAATTATGGTCTCTATGCCGACGGAGATAGGATCACCGGCGGTAACTGTACCCCGCAGCTAAGCTACGACTTTTCAAGGTACATTACGGATCCGGACGTCGAATACACGTTCTCCGTCCGCGTCATCAGCAATACGCCTTCCAAGTTTTACCATGGTGAAACAATCTTCTGTGAAACTCCCTACGGTGCGGATGCAGAAAATAAGCTCATTTCAGACCAGCTTGACGCCATTCTAGAGAGCGAGGAAGCCATCCTCAACGCGCCTGATACCTTATCTTCCAATTTAAAGAAGGTTCAGGTTGCTATGCAGTCGGATGCCGATGTCCTCGATAAAATTGCGGAGCTGGAAGCTGCCTACACCGAACAGAAGGGCATTGCGGTGGGCACGCAGATCAGCTCTGATGTCGATATGAACGAGGACGATATCAAGGTTGTCGGCGCGGGACTCAATGCCGCAGAAAACAGCGATGCTGTCACCTTTAACGTGTCCAAGCCGAAAAAAGAGGTCGTTGTCGACCATACGGCGTACCGCAATGCCGTCCAGGTGGATCTTTCCCTGAAAGGTGCGGCCGGGACGTTAAAAGTGCCGGTTCAGATTACGCTCCCGATTCCTGCCGGCATCAATCCGGATTTCTTCCAGATTCTTCACTATCATGCCGACGGGACTTACGATGTGATCTTCCCGCTTACTAAAAACAGCGACAACACGGTCACATTCACCGTCACCAGCTTCAGCACGTTTGTTCTCGCTGAGGAAGGCGCTGACCCTGCATTTATTGCAACACCGTCCAATGCCACCGAGTTCAAAGACCTGGCTGACACCCTTCCGGCGGCGGATGAAATCGAAGACTCCGAGCTGGCCGCTTTAACCATGGCAAAGCTTCGGGCTTCTATTTTAAATAAAGATGTGAAAGCCAGCGATCTCGATGCAGAAATGGTGGAAAAGCTGGATGCCATCGTCGAGGAACTGGCACGTTTCGATGAGGAATTTGCCGTTAATGTGGAAATGGATGATTTTGTAGCCGATGTGACCGGCGCGCACCTTCTGGCTTATGTGGCAGGAAAGGGGAAAGCCGAAACGATTACCCTGTTCCATACCAGCCTTGCGACGGCCAGCAACGCCACGAAGCTGAAATTTGAGCTTTCCGGCAAGCTTACCATGGCGGACGGCTCTGAGGACACCATCTCCACACTTAAGACTCCGCTTCTTATTTCCATTGCTGCTCCGGAAGAATACGACGAGGTTCACAAGACTTCCGACAAGCTTTCCGGCGACGGAATCGAGCAGGGCCCGGTGGACTATGAAGACGGCCTCATTACTTTCTTTACCACAAAGCTCGGAACCGTTTATGTCAAAGGTTCCTCGTCGGAATCCGGCGGCGATTCTTCCGATGACAAGCCCTCCGACGCCGGTGACTCCTCTGACGACAAGCCGTCTTCCGGCGGTGATAACTCCGATGACAAACCGTCCGGCGGCGATGACTCCTCTGACGACAAGCCGTCTTCCGGTGACGGCTCCTCCGATGACAAACCGTCCTCCGGCGGCAGCTCCTCCAGAAGAAGCGGCCCGCGCTCCGGCATCGTAAAGGAGAGCGACCTCCCGAAGTCCCCGGCCGGCGGTTCCTGGAAGCTTGCGGACGGAATGTATTCCTACTATTACAGTGACGGCACGCGCGCCGAAAACGTATGGCTGGAAATTGGCTCCGTCTGGTACTACTTCGGAAAAGACGGAATCATGGCGACCGGATGGCTCAAGGACAACGGAAACTATTTCTATCTGGATCCCGCAACCGGCGCTATGGCAACGGGTTGGAGAGAAATCGACGGCACCTGGTACTACTTCAACGAGGCGGGCAATGGCTTTAAGGGCATGATGCTCGCTGACACTGTTGTTGATGGGTATCAGCTTGACGAAAGCGGCGCCTGGGTTTCCTAAAATGCTGGCAAAATCCCCTGTCCCCTGAAATTGAACTGCTTCCCGTCAAGTAGACAATCAAAAAAATATAATTTTTTTCTGCCAGTAGGTATCACCTGCTGGCAGATTTTTACGCTGCCTGTAAATATTTTTCGTGTTTCTCCATTGGTGTTACTATACCAAGCTTCCTCTGCAAACGTCTGTTGTTATAGTAATTGATATATTTCTCTATCATGACCACCAGTGATTCTCTGTCCATAAATCGTTTACCATAATAACGCTCCCGTTTTAGAATTCCCCAGAATCCTTCCATTGGTCCATTATCGATACACTTTGCTACTCTGGACATGCTCTGCATCATCCCTGCTGCTTCAAGTTTTGCATGAAAGGCTCTATTGGTGTATTGAAAGCCTCTGTCACTGTGAAACATTGGATGTGCATCAGGATTATCTTTGACTGCATCATCAAAGGTATCAAACACTAATGCATTACTATTACTGTCTCCAATACGGTAGGATACGATTCTTCGGTCATACAGGTCAAGAATTGCACTTAAATATACCTTGTGCTTTTCATTTCCGATATAGTAATGAAATTCCGTTACATCGGTCAACCACTTTTCATTCGGAGCTTCTGCCGTAAATTCACGATTCAGGATATTTTCGGCTATGTACTGTGGATTTGCAGCCTGTCTTGTACAGCTATCGTTTGCATATTTAATGGTGGATTTGATACCAAGTTTCCGGCAGATGCGCAAAACACGTTTATCATTTACATCAATGTCATGGTAACGCTCCAACTCATCACGGATTCTGCGATAACCCTTATCAGGTGATTCTATGTGGATTTTTTCTATCAGTTCCGCAATTTTTCGGTTTTCCTGTTCATTCTCTGACATTTCATGGTTCAGCCATTTGTAATAAGCCGCCCTTGAAACACCGCCAATCTTACAAAGCTCCTGTATCGGATAATCGTGTTCTTTCTGTTCTTCTTTGACAGCCTGATAGATATGCTCGTGGCGGATCAGGCTCAGCCCCGCCTCCTTTCGATTTCCTCTAATTTTTTTAAGAATGATAACTCCATTTCTGCACGTTGCCGTTTGGCTTTTTCCAGTTTCAACTCCGCTTGAAGCTTTTCCACCTCTGTAAGAGAATCTTCCGATTTTCTTTTGCCGCGGTTATCCTGTAATGCAGGAACTCCGCCTGTTTCGTATTTGATAGTGTAATTTCGTGCCTGCTGATAGGACACCTTAAAGTTTTCTGATGTTTCAGCATAGTTATGGCCATGGGAAATGCAGTAGGATGCAATTTCCACTCTTTCTTCAAACGTTGTTTTTCTTCCTTTGGTCATAAGACTACATCCTCCTGTTCTGGAAGCCTTCAGTTCCTTATGACCATTATACAGCGCAATCCATTGCCTGAGTGTACGAGTACTGGAAATTTTATATTTTTTACAAATATCACGTAGTGAACCAAGACCAGAAAGATACTCTTGTACGGCAATCTCTTTCTCGGCAGAAGTTCTTTTGGTCCATCCTTTGTTGTAAAAGGTTTCTGAACCCATAGACTGATAATTACGAATCCATTCTTCTAAAGTAGTAGGATGAATTCCTTCGCCTGTTGATACAGATGTAATACTATGTTTAGCTTCCAAAATAAGCTTTACCATTCGTAATTTATCTTCAGCAGAATATTTACGCATAAGAAATGCTCCCTCCTTGATAAACAGTTTTATTATTTCAACTGTCTACCTAGAAGGGAGCATATCAAATTCTCAGTGGGACGGGGGATTTTTCTGTGATCTAAAAGATCCAGCAGCTTTAATATCGTTCCCTCACGGATTTTCCTCAATTCCTTTCAACAGATCCATTGCAAATACTAATTGCGAATCAATCTCATTAAGAAAATCATCATACTTCTGCTCTACATAATAGGATGCTTTAACTCCATGATTATTGATTTCCTCCCCCTCCGGCGTCAGCGGATGATTGATAGAAAATCCCCAAGTCCATCCATTTCCCAAATCTACGGGCAGCACCATTCCCGTACCCCCGCTCGTTCTGGTGCCTACAAGCGGGATTCCGGCAGACTTTAATGATGCTGCACAGTTGTCTATTGCAGATCCTGTCGTATGGCTGATCAGCACAGCAGCCGGTACTTCCTTTCTCTTCTTTTCTATCCTGTTCCTGTCCAAATCATAGATGTATTCGCCTGGCTGATTTAAAACAGTATTCAAAAATTCTGCATACTGCTCTGATGTAAGCTGAAATCGCTTTCTATCCATCTGAAATCCCCGTTCCCACCAGCTTTCTCCTTCCGCGTCCGGGTTTCCTTTATAAAGTGAAATGTCACAGCCTGCTGTAATGGTCGTCTTAAATTTTCCCGGAGGCAGTTCTTTGTTTACAATGCTTCCTAATATGCTGTTTCCTATTCCTGCATTCCCTCCTGTTGAGAAACGCAAATCAACAATGACTCCTCTTCCTCTCTCCATTCTGCCTATCACTTCATTTTCATATTCCCTCAGCTTTTCCTCATTTAAAGCGCCTTTCACATTCAAATATACCAAATCGTTTTCTAACTTGTATAATTCAAATGCCTCGGATACATACACTTGTTCTTTATATGGTATGTTCCTTTCTAATCGAAAGACCGAATTACTGCTGTAAAATTTCTGGCGTTTTATAGTGCTTTCTATTATACGGCTACTATCGTAAAACTCTAATTTCAGCTTTTCTCCGATCTCTCCCTTATAAATGAATAGTTCTGCCAGTTTTTGCTGTCTCGCCAACTCCGTCTGAAGCCCTATACGTGTTCCAAATACTTCTTCCAGATATTCCTCCGTATCCTGTCCATTGATTTGATAGAGAACCGCTCCCAATGGCGCCTTATTGCCGTCCTGTGTAATATCTACCACATATTGATCTTCAATATATTGCACATGAAAGGGCAGTCTTCCAAACTCAACCGTTTCCGGAGCCGACAGCAAAATGTCCGCATGATTATCTTTTAATTTGGCAGTAAATTCCTGCAAAACGCAATAGTATTCGTATGCAGTACCTGCCTGAAGGGCCCTGTCGCACGCATATTGATATTCGGCATCCCAGTCTAGCCCGTCATCTGTCTGATCCCAAAACGCGTAGTATTCCGATGCATTCTTCCAAATTTGCGATAATGCGTATATTCTGTCTGCCGCATCAGGGAGAGCTTTTCTTTTCTCATAGAATGCACTCACATAAATCATACCCATCAGCAACACGCAGAATAGGATACATTTACTCCACTTTTTCACTGTCTAAATCCCCCCATTTGTCAATATCCAATATTTTCAACAAGAATATCATATTACTTACTGATTTTCTGGCAAATGACAAATTTGGTTCATTTTTTGACGATTTTTGCATGGCTCTATGTATTTTTAAATAATGCTCTCCACTCGATACACCTTCTCAAATTTCTCTATCCGCATAACTCCGCAGTTTTCTTCCACAAGCCTCTGTACATTTTTCAAACCATATCCATAAACCGTTTCAGGCATTTTCTCCTCATCTATTCCCGCAGCGATGCTATTTTCAATTTTAATAAAACTTTTTTCCTCGTTTATCCGATACATGCAAATCTTTATCCACTTTTCCTTATCCGCTTTTTCTGCTGCCTCTAAGGCATTATCTATCAGGTTTGAAAGGATTCCTATCAGTGAAAAATCGCTCATTCTTTCTAAATCAAATCCCGCTTCAACGAAAACTTCGTAATCTATCTGCTTTTCATCCGCCGTTTTTTTCTTTTCATTTAAAATAGAATTCAGTACAGGCCGTGCACAGTATAGGTACTGCTCCGTTCCTAAAATCCGTTCCTTTATCTCGTCTATTAGAGAAACGGCGGATTCTCCACCCATTTTCTTATCGCCCTTTGCGTCCGCTTCCATGGCTGTAAGAACATTTAAATACCTTGTTATATCATGCGTCAGTCCTTTAAATTCATGATAAATTTGTTCCAACCGCTGAAAATGCCTCTGTTCCAGTTCACACTTTTCAATGAATAATGTTTTCCTTTTTATTTCTTCCTGAAGAAAGCAATTCTTTTCATAATATAGAAACAATATAAGATTTACACCTGTAAAAACAGCGATCAGAAAATGCTGATTCTTTCCATTCAAAGAAAACGGACTTTCAACTGCAAGACGCATCCACCCCATATTTATTCCCCACATGCAGGAAAATATCAAACCGATCCATCCATAGTTTTCTGTTTTTTTCGCTTCCCCGATCAGCAAAGAAATGCCTAAAAATAATACGGCTTCAATCATAATACAACTGCTATAAAGTGCGGCATTATACGGCATTTTTCCAAGTTCTGCACATAATGTACGAATATAGATGCCCGAAGAAAAAATACCGAATACAGTCATTGTCATATATAATTTTTGTGCAATTCCCCCGCGAAACAGAAGAAGTATAATGGCGTAAAATCCGGCCATCTTTACAAAATTCATCATGCCGCTCCCCGGCATGTGATAGCAGAAAAAATATAAAATCCCTGCCGTCCAAAACACATATCGTTTCTTCAGCCTTGTTTCCAAAATGGTTCTGCACCAGAGAAATGCCATAAAAACTTCCGCGATATTTCCGCCGGTGACAAACAGTTCTTTCATGATTCCCATGCGTCAATACTTGCCTCCCCAATAATCGAAGATCCGCTCCTCAAATGCACGGTATCTTGCCCGTGAAACCGCAAGTACCGTTCCATCCTTTAATGTAACCTCCTTTTTCGAGAAAGTCTTTATATTGTATAAATTGACCATATAACTATTGTGAATATATACAAAATCTTTCTTCTCCAGATCATTCGATATATCTTTTAATTTCTTTCTTAAAATCCATCTTCTGCTTTTTTCTTCCCTGTAATCTTCAAAATGTACTTCGCACCCGTCCCGTATAATTGAAATATAGTAAATATCTCTGAGCTTTACATGCAAATACGTTCCTTTACTCTCACATAATATACAATCATCGCTGAAAACTCTTCTGACTTCTTTCAAAATATCCGTGATTTCTTTTTCAAATTCCTCTTTTTTAAATTGTTTTAGAAGATAGCGATATGGAGCTGCTTTGAATGCTGCCGGAGTGGGTGTCCTGACTCCTGATATAAATACCAGTACCGCATTCTTATTTTCTTTCCTGATCTCATTTGCAACATCAATACCATCCAGGAATGGCATTTCCATATCTAAAATTATGAGTTCATGCTGCAAATCTGCATCTTCCAGAATGTCTTCCCCGCAATTATAAAGATAAACCTCAACGCCGCCCCCTGCCAATCGTACTATTTCGGATTTTAACCATTCCGCATACTGCATATCATCATCACAAATACCGATTCTTAACATACCCTGTCCTCAATCCACCCACAAGTAATCCTATTTCAGCCGTTTATACAAAAGGACTGTGCTTTGACAGGCAACTGCATGCCAACAGCACAGTCCATACATTCTCAACGATCCGATACTTTTACAGCATCTTATTCACCATATCCATCAATTCCCCGCCAAGCTTTGCAGACTTCGCCTCGGCGTCCTCAAGGGATGTTCCCTTGATTCCGTAGTAGAACTTGATCTTCGGCTCAGTGCCGGACGGGCGGATGCAGAGCCATGCGCCGTCGGTCATGTCATAGTAAAGCACGTTGGAGCTGGGGAGTCCGGTGGGCTTTACGGCGCCGGTTTCAAGATCGGTGATGGTGTCGGCCTTATAATCCCTGGCGGAAACCACCTTCCAGCCGGCAAGCTCCTTCGGCGGGTTCTTTCTGAAGTTCTCCATGATCTCCTGGATCTTTGCAAGGCCTTCAATGCCCTTTAAGCCGATGGACTTCACCGTGTCTTTATAGTAGCCGTATTTCTCATACATGGCAACCATGGCATCCCAGAGTGTCATGCCTTTTTCTTTATAATAAGCGGCAGCCTCGCAGAGCGCAGCCGTAGCGGAGATAGCATCCTTGTCGCGGGCGTAGGTGCCGATCAGGCAGCCGTAGCTCTCTTCCATACCGAACATATAGGTGCCCTTTCCTGTCTGCTCTTCCTTTAAGATCTGCTGGCCGATGTATTTAAAGCCGGTCAGAACCTCCACCAGCTCGCAGCCGTAGTGGGCTGCAACGGCGTCCACCAGGTTCGTCGTCACGATAGACTTGATAACCTGGCCGTCTTTCGGGATTTCACCCTTGGCCTGTTTCTGGCTCAGTACATAATCGCAAAGCAGGGAGCCGGACATGTTGCCCGTAAGCGGGATGTACTCGCCGGATTTCGTATCCTTTACATATACGCCGAGCCTGTCTGCATCGGGATCCGTCGCAAGGACAAGATCCGCATTCTTTTCCTTTGCAAGCTTAAGCCCCAGCGCGAACGCCTCCTCGGCCTCCGGGTTCGGGTAGCTGACCGTCGGGAAGTTGCCGTCGGGAAGCTCCTGCTCCGGCACCACATAGACGTTCTCGAAGCCAAGCTCCTTCATCACGCGCCTAGCCGGGATGTTTCCGGTTCCGTGAAGCGGCGTGTAGATGATGGTGATTTCCTTCTGCATCCGGTCGATGGCCTCCTGGTTCACCACCTGGGCCTTGACGTGTGCAATGTATTTGTCG comes from the Eubacteriaceae bacterium Marseille-Q4139 genome and includes:
- a CDS encoding phospho-sugar mutase, coding for MKDYKKIYQEWLENPYFDGQTKEELRAIADDENEIKERFYMDLEFGTAGLRGIIGAGINRMNIYTVRRATQGLANYIIKQGGADKGVAIAYDSRRMSPEFAMEAAMTLAANGIKAYKFESLRPTPELSFAVRELGCIAGINITASHNPPEYNGYKVYWEDGAQFTPPHDKGVTEEVLAIEDLSTVKTTTEDEAVKAGKYQVIGKEIDDKYIAHVKAQVVNQEAIDRMQKEITIIYTPLHGTGNIPARRVMKELGFENVYVVPEQELPDGNFPTVSYPNPEAEEAFALGLKLAKEKNADLVLATDPDADRLGVYVKDTKSGEYIPLTGNMSGSLLCDYVLSQKQAKGEIPKDGQVIKSIVTTNLVDAVAAHYGCELVEVLTGFKYIGQQILKEEQTGKGTYMFGMEESYGCLIGTYARDKDAISATAALCEAAAYYKEKGMTLWDAMVAMYEKYGYYKDTVKSIGLKGIEGLAKIQEIMENFRKNPPKELAGWKVVSARDYKADTITDLETGAVKPTGLPSSNVLYYDMTDGAWLCIRPSGTEPKIKFYYGIKGTSLEDAEAKSAKLGGELMDMVNKML